A region from the Benincasa hispida cultivar B227 chromosome 8, ASM972705v1, whole genome shotgun sequence genome encodes:
- the LOC120083002 gene encoding probable inactive receptor kinase At1g48480 yields the protein MQTHMGTRFLSLLLVGFCLLLPTVKPDLASDRTALLALRSAVGGRTLMLWNVTDQNTCSWPGIQCEDNRVTVLRLPGAALFGPLPNGIFGNLTHLRTLSLRLNALSGQLPSDLSACINLRNLYLQGNEFSGLVPDFLFQLHDLVRLNLASNNFSGEISSGFNNLTRLKTLFLEKNHLSGSIPDLKIPLDQFNVSNNQLNGSVPKELQSFSSSSFLGNSLCGHPLEACSGDLVVPTGEVGSNGGSGHKKKLSGGAIAGIVIGSVLGFVLILVILMLLCRKKSAKKTSSVDVATLKHPEVEVQGGKSAEEIENGGYNNGYTVPATVAAASAATVVAGTGKGEVNANGTGTKKLVFFGNAARVFDLEDLLRASAEVLGKGTFGTAYKAVLEVGSVVAVKRLKDVTITEREFREKIEAVGSMDHENLVPLRAYYFSRDEKLLVYDYMAMGSLSALLHGNKGAGRTPLNWEIRSGIALGAARGIEYLHSQGPNVSHGNIKSSNILLTKSYDARVSDFGLAHLVGPPSSPNRVAGYRAPEVTDPRKVPHKADVYSFGVLLLELLTGKAPTHSLLNEEGVDLPRWVQSVVREEWTSEVFDLELLRYQNVEEEMVQLLQLAVDCAAQYPDKRPTMSEVTKRIEELRQSSLHEAVNPQSDAAQDSDDMSSR from the exons ATGCAAACCCATATGGGAACTCGTTTCCTCTCTTTGTTGTTGGTGGGATTCTGCCTTCTACTTCCCACTGTTAAACCAGATCTTGCTTCTGATAGAACAGCTCTTTTGGCCCTTCGTTCTGCTGTGGGTGGCCGAACTCTTATGCTCTGGAATGTGACTGATCAGAACACCTGTTCTTGGCCTGGGATTCAATGCGAGGACAATCGTGTCACTGTTCTTCGTCTCCCCGGAGCGGCGCTTTTCGGTCCATTACCGAATGGGATTTTTGGGAACTTGACTCACCTTCGTACTCTCAGCCTTCGGCTCAATGCCCTTTCCGGTCAGCTCCCTTCAGATCTCTCTGCCTGCATTAATCTTCGCAACCTCTATTTGCAAGGTAATGAGTTTTCAGGCCTTGTCCCTGATTTCTTGTTTCAGCTTCATGACCTTGTTCGTCTTAATTTGGCTTCCAATAACTTTTCTGGGGAGATCTCTTCCGGGTTCAACAATTTGACCCGTCTCAAGACTCTGTTCCTTGAGAAAAATCATCTCTCTGGGTCTATCCCGGACTTGAAGATCCCTCTGGATCAGTTCAATGTTTCTAACAATCAGTTAAATGGGTCGGTTCCTAAGGAATTGCAATCGTTTTCTTCGAGTTCCTTTTTGGGTAATTCTCTCTGCGGCCATCCTCTTGAGGCTTGCTCTGGTGATCTTGTTGTGCCGACAGGGGAGGTTGGGAGCAATGGCGGCTCTGGACATAAGAAAAAGCTGTCAGGGGGAGCCATTGCTGGTATTGTCATTGGATCTGTACTGGGTTTTGTGTTGATACTTGTAATCTTAATGCTTTTGTGCCGAAAGAAGAGTGCTAAGAAAACGAGTTCAGTTGATGTAGCCACATTGAAGCATCCTGAAGTGGAAGTTCAAGGCGGTAAGTCAGCTGAGGAGATTGAAAATGGGGGTTATAATAATGGTTATACTGTGCCAGCCACTGTTGCTGCTGCTTCTGCTGCAACAGTCGTGGCCGGGACTGGAAAGGGGGAAGTGAATGCCAATGGTACTGGGACTAAGAAATTGGTGTTTTTTGGTAATGCTGCAAGGGTTTTTGATTTGGAGGATCTTTTGAGAGCTTCAGCTGAAGTGTTGGGGAAAGGAACCTTTGGGACTGCTTACAAAGCTGTTTTGGAAGTGGGTTCTGTGGTGGCTGTGAAGAGGTTGAAGGATGTTACAATAACAGAGAGGGAATTCAGAGAGAAGATCGAAGCTGTTGGATCTATGGATCATGAAAATTTGGTCCCTCTAAGGGCTTACTATTTCAGTAGGGATGAGAAGCTTCTTGTCTATGATTACATGGCCATGGGAAGCTTATCTGCTCTTTTACATG GAAACAAAGGAGCTGGTAGGACTCCATTGAATTGGGAAATCAGGTCTGGAATTGCCCTTGGAGCTGCTCGTGGCATTGAATATCTGCATTCTCAAGGCCCTAATGTTTCCCATGGAAACATAAAATCTTCCAATATTCTTCTAACAAAATCTTATGATGCTCGAGTCTCCGATTTCGGTTTAGCACATCTTGTTGGACCACCTTCCAGCCCCAACAGAGTTGCTGGTTACCGTGCACCAGAGGTCACTGATCCTCGTAAAGTACCCCATAAGGCCGATGTCTATAGCTTTGGCGTATTGCTTTTGGAGCTTTTGACAGGTAAGGCTCCTACTCACTCCCTTTTGAACGAGGAAGGAGTTGATCTACCCAGATGGGTGCAGTCAGTTGTTAGGGAGGAGTGGACTTCCGAAGTTTTCGACCTTGAGCTTCTTAGGTACCAAAACGTTGAGGAGGAGATGGTTCAACTATTGCAGCTTGCAGTCGATTGTGCAGCTCAGTATCCTGATAAGCGTCCCACAATGTCCGAAGTCACAAAGCGTATAGAAGAGCTTCGCCAATCCAGCCTTCACGAAGCCGTGAATCCACAATCCGACGCTGCTCAAGATTCAGACGACATGTCTTCTAGGTGA